One Calonectris borealis chromosome 34, bCalBor7.hap1.2, whole genome shotgun sequence genomic window carries:
- the LOC142074293 gene encoding forkhead box protein P4-like → MAAPGTRGSHASHDLGGGQRRPPRAPQDRPTVLTRGDGGVPRRTQVPPEGGSCPPLLHIHHPGVLVMRTRLPPAHGLPGFEWGPKDPPGRDRAPSPAPAGSDPPQPPPNAAQPPRAPRCDLGEVAQCLRQLERIQELEQQLARERHRLGLLQAQLIRGGPPTMGPPGKGQAGAPPNWGQPAPPEAEGEPETPLPPPGHSWDHGGLCPELEYYRLSTVRPPYTYAMLIRWAILESPQRQCTLGEIYHWFSRTFGYFRHNTATWKNAVRHNLSLHKCFVRVENVRGAVWTVDEAEFRRKRGQCYPRNCNLKYFLPPWS, encoded by the exons ATGGCGGCGCCCGGGACCC GCGGCTCGCACGCGTCGCacgatttggggggggggcagcgccgccccccccgcgccccccaggaTCGCCCCACGGTGCTGACCCGCGGAGACGGGGGGGTCCCTCGGCGcacccag GTGCCGCCCGAGGGAGGGTCGTGCCCCCCCCTCCTGCACATCCACCACCCTGGGGTGCTGGTGATGAGGACGCGGCTCCCCCCAGCGCACG GTCTCCCCGGTTTCGAGTGGGGCCCCAAAGACCCCCCCGGCCGCGACCGAGCCCCCTCGCCCGCCCCTGCCGGCAGCgaccccccccagccgccccccaaCGCCGCCCAGCCCCCCAG ggcgcCCCGCTGTGACCTGGGGGAGGTGGCCCAGTGCCTGCGGCAGCTGGAGCGgatccaggagctggagcagcag ctggccCGCGAGCGGCACCGCCTGGGGCTGTTGCAGGCACAGCTCatccgggggggcccccccacgATG ggcccccccgggaAGGGCCAGGCTGGGGCCCCCCCAAATTGGGGCCAACCGGCCCCCCCCGAGGCGGAGGGGGAACCCGagaccccgctgccccccccggggcACTCTTGGGACCACGGGGGGCTCTGCCCAG aACTGGAGTACTACCGGCTCAGCACCGTCCGGCCCCCCTACACCTACGCCATGCTCATTCGCTGG gccatcCTGGAGTCCCCCCAGCGCCAGTGCACCCTGGGCGAGATTTACCACTGGTTCAGCCGCACGTTCGGGTACTTCCGCCACAACACCGCTACCTGGaag aacgcGGTGCGTCACAACCTGAGCCTGCACAAGTGTTTCGTGCGAGTGGAGAACGTGCGCGGGGCCGTCTGGACGGTGGACGAGGCCGAATTCAGGCGCAAGCGGGGACAGTGCTACCCCAG GAACTGCAACCTGAAGTACTTTCTGCCCCCCTGGAGCTGA
- the CCDC22 gene encoding LOW QUALITY PROTEIN: coiled-coil domain-containing protein 22 (The sequence of the model RefSeq protein was modified relative to this genomic sequence to represent the inferred CDS: inserted 1 base in 1 codon), translating into MEEVDKILIHSLRQAGTPVPPEVQSVRDLSPELVVEAAVRCLRAVRPALGTPLSPLLPPGISARFRLASDLAAACQELGFGGDVGYQTFLYSSEHDTRRLLLFLVEKLPRDESERGAEPPGKSGALLRAIGARIREQLGTPWVPPACRTPGLQRLQGTGRLHPFATCPLVLPQSGGPPELQEYFGGAAPPVPAQPPLSARTPPALLETHTAQLSARHDWEAEWGGPGLASRLPPQEYVGRKRLRARLRALEPLRQICPPRPQGPPPGPLDPSWLQEAFGAGGXGGALPKGSRFTRTQHLTHEQDPQILLQQIQAAAETLHPSKTPEEDAGARQAGEEAALEETLARLESEIEGCRGEVRDAHESQPQAEAEVRQGRLALGGREDALRLKARAVELLPDAQSNMAKLQLVVEASSRRIVSLAGQWERHRGPLLAEYRHLRALHDSAQLESSRRLSEIRALHERSRSAAAEARRKEELYKQLVAELEALPRDISRAVYTQRILEIVGNIRKQKEEIGKILVDTRALQKEINSLVGKLERTFSVTDELLFKDAKRDEVVRKAYKYLAALHENCAQLIRTIEDTGTIQREIRDLEEQIEGETSAKPPASLDRILSDCRALREENALLAARARHA; encoded by the exons ATGGAGGAGGTGGACAAAATCCTGATCCACTCCCTGCGGCAGGCGGGGAC gccGGTGCCCCCCGAGGTGCAGAGCGTGCGGGACCTCTCCCCGGAGCTGGTGGTGGAGGCGGCTGTCCGCTGCCTGCGGGCCGTGCGCCCCgctttggggacccccctcagccccctcctgccccccggcaTCTCCGCCCGCTTCCGACTCGCTTCCGACTTGGCCGCCGCCTGCCAG gagctgggatTTGGGGGCGACGTGGGGTACCAGACCTTCCTCTACAGCTCCGAGCACGAcacccgccgcctcctcctcttcttggTGGAGAAACTGCCGCGGGACGAGAGCGAGagaggggctgagccccccg GGAAATCGGGGGCTTTGCTACGAGCCATTGGCGCCCGCATCCGGGAGCAgctggggaccccctgggtgccccccgctTGCCGCACCCCCGGGCTGCAGCGCCTGCAG gGCACGGGTCGCCTCCACCCCTTCGCTACCTGCCCCCTGGTTCTGCCCCAAAGTGGGGGACCCCCAG agctgcaggagtattttgggggggctgctccccccgtGCCGGCGCAGCCCCCCCTTTCCGCCAGGACCCCCCCGGCTTTGCTGGAGACCCACACGGCCCAGCTCAGCGCCCGCCATGACTGGGAGGCCGAGTGGGGGGGCCCCGGCCTGgcctcccgcctgcccccccaG gaatATGTGGGGCGGAAGCGACTCCGTGCTCGGCTCCGGGCCCTGGAGCCCCTGCGCCAGATCTGCCCCCCccgaccccagggaccccccccgggacccctggATCCCAGTTGGCTCCAAGAGgcttttggggctgggg gcgggggggccctaCCAAAGGGGTCCCGCTTCACCCGCACCCAGCACCTGACCCATGagcag GACCCCCAAATCCTACTGCAGCAGATCCAGGCGGCTGCTGAGACCCTGCACCCCTCAAAGACCCCTGAGGAG GACGCGGGGGCGCGCCAGGCCGGCGAGGAGGCTGCCCTGGAGGAGACCCTGGCCCGGCTGGAGTCCGAAATCGAGGGCTGCCGCGGGGAGGTGCGGGACGCCCA TGAGTCCCAACCCCAGGCGGAGGCGGAGGTGCGGCAGGGCCGGCTGGCGCTGGGGGGCCGGGAGGACGCCCTTCGGCTGAAGGCGCGGGCGGTCGAGCTGCTCCCGGATGCTCAGAGCAACATGGCCAAGCTCCAG TTGGTGGTGGAGGCCAGCAGCCGCCGCATCGTCAGCCTGGCGGGGCAGTGGGAGCGGCACCGGGGACCCCTCCTCGCCGAGTATCGGCACCTCCGGGCCCTGCACGACTCCGCTCAG CTGGAGTCGTCGCGGCGGCTGTCGGAGATCCGGGCCCTGCACGAGCGCAGCCGCTCGGCCGCCGCCGAAGCCCGACGCAAGGAGGAGCTGTACAAACAACTg GTGGCGGAGCTGGAAGCGCTACCCCGGGATATCTCGCGCGCCGTCTACACCCAGCGCATCCTGGAGATCGTGGGCAACATCCGCAAGCAGAAGGAGGAGATCGGCAAG ATCCTGGTGGACACGCGGGCGCTGCAGAAGGAGATCAACTCCCTGGTGGGGAAGCTGGAAAGGACCTTCAGCGTCACCGACGAGCTGCTCTTcaag gacgccAAGCGGGACGAAGTGGTGAGGAAAGCCTACAAGTACCTGGCAGCTCTGCATGAG AACTGTGCCCAGCTGATCCGGACCATTGAGGACACGGGGACCATCCAGAGGGAGATCCGGGACctggaggagcag ATCGAGGGGGAGACGAGCGCCAAGCCCCCCGCCAGCCTCGACCGGATCCTCAGCGACTGCCGGGCGCTGCGGGAGGAGAACGCGCTGCTGGCGGCACGAGCCCGCCACGCCTGA